In bacterium, the genomic window GTCCCTTTGCCAAAGGCTTGTTGTCGACTCTGTCCGGTGATTGTCACTGGACTAGACGGTTTTGCTAGGTAGTCTTCTACTTGAGGTAGAGGGGCAAAAAGACATGGACGAGGCAGCAGAATTGGCTGTGGCAGAGGTAAAGGCAGGGGTTCTGGAATTGGTAAGGGGCCAGGAGCAAAGCTCAGCGCAGGAGTTGCTGCGTAAGCCCCAGTTGGAAGAAAAACCAACAAGGCAGTACTGACTAAAATTTTCTTGAACATCTTTGTAAAAAGTCACCCCCTTGCTTGTTATTTGATTAGACGGCTCGGGCTTAATTCTGTTACAAAGATTTTTTTCTGGTTTAATTCTTAGTTTGGATTTAAAGTATCTGGAGAGTTGTTTCCCTGAGGAGTTTCCGGCTCTTGGCTGATCGTTTGGCGGATTTCAACCTTGAGTTGCTCCAAGGAATTGATGATACTGACCACTTCTTTTTGGTCTTCGGGTCGTAGGGACGCCTGAATAGTGGTGAGGTCTTTTTGGTTTTGCGTCAGAGAAGACGGTAGTTTTTTTAGAGCTGAAGCAATTTCAGGATCGTCCTTGGACTTACTTTTCGCGCTAGCCAACTCAGTACTGACTTTGGAAACTGATTTTTTTACTTCGGTCAGAGCCGCGCCAACAGCCGTATTTTTGACTACAACTGTTTTTTTCAGCTCTTCGATACGTTTGGAAGTAAGGTTCTGTTCGAGCTGGACTTTGCCTTGACTATCAGAAGAACGCAAAGCGAGGTCTTCATAGCTACGTTTCATGTGATAGA contains:
- a CDS encoding DUF5667 domain-containing protein, translating into MKVESLEKIEERLLKFKGLQPNPAWKSGLRTIISSRFEKEDYIYPRFHWSFRLSLVGSFVLTLLLTTAYFSAQSLPGDSLYHMKRSYEDLALRSSDSQGKVQLEQNLTSKRIEELKKTVVVKNTAVGAALTEVKKSVSKVSTELASAKSKSKDDPEIASALKKLPSSLTQNQKDLTTIQASLRPEDQKEVVSIINSLEQLKVEIRQTISQEPETPQGNNSPDTLNPN